The window GGCACGGATTGACCGGATATCGCAATATTTTGTCTGGTTGAACGAATGTGGTCAGCGCCGGGGCTGCCTATCTTGCCTCTGACGCCAAGATCGGCGCCCGACGCCAAGATTCGACGCCCGACCACAGGAGCGCTGCCATGACCTCGACCTTCGACCCGCGCACCGATGCCGCACCGCAGCCCGGCCGGATCGCCCGCACCCTGCAGAGCTGGTTCATGCGCCCGGCACGGGTCGCGGCGGTGGAGACGCTGTCGCCGCATTTCCGGCTGATCACGCTGGAGGGGGCGGCGCTCAAGGATGTCGCCTGGACCATCGGCCAGAAGTTGCAGGTGGCGATGGGAACCGGCATGACCGCCCGGACCTATACGCCGATCTTCTGGGATGCCGCCGCCGGGCGGACGCAGCTGCTGGCCTATCTTCACGACCTGGGAACGGGGCAGGATGCGGCGCCCGGCAGCCGCTGGGCCGCCGGATTGACGGTGGGGGCCCAATACCGTGTCTTCGGGCCGCGCCGGTCGCTGGATCTCTCCGATCCCGGCAGCGGGTGGCCGGTGGTGGTGTTCGGCGACGAAACCGCGTTCGCCCTCGCCGCCTCGCTGGGGGCAGGGCGCGGCGAGGATGCCGCCGCGCATCTCTTCGAGATGTCGGATGTGGCCGAGGCGCGGCTGGTGCTGGCACGGATGGGGCTGGGCGATGCGCGGGTGATCGGCCGGCAGGCCGGCGACACCCATCTGGCGGTGGCAGAGGCCGAACTGGCGCGCCTCGCCGCCCGGCGGGTCCGCTTCGCGCTGACCGGCAAGGCCTCGTCGATCCAGCGGATGAGCCGGGCCTTGAAGGCGATCGGCGTGCCGGCGGCACGGATCCGCGCCAAGGCCTATTGGGCACCGGGCAAGACCGGGCTGGATTGAGCCGCGCGCGCGGCGGTCAATCGACGGTGAGCACGATCTTGCCCTGGATATGCCCTGCCCCGGCGCGTTCATGGGCACGGCGCGCCTCGGCCAGCGGCCAGGTGCCGTCGATGACCGGACGAATGCGGCCATCGCTCAACAGCGGTGCCAGCTGCCGCAGCTGCGCGCCGCTGGAACGGACCTGGGTGGTGGAGACGACGACGCCCTGCCGCGCGGCCTCTGCCGCCCCGTCGAAGCCCAAAGGGAAGATCGGGAACAGGGCGCCGCCGGGCTTCAGGGTCTTCAGAAACCGGCCGGTGGCCGGGCCGCCCACGGCATCGACCACCAGGTCGAGATCCCGGACGACATCTTCGGGCGGGGTCTCGCGATAGTCGATGACCTGGTCGGCACCCAGATCATGCAGCAGCGCCTTGTGCCGGGCAGAGGCGGCCGCGATCACCTGCGCGCCCTTCAGCTTCGCGA of the Tistrella mobilis genome contains:
- a CDS encoding siderophore-interacting protein codes for the protein MTSTFDPRTDAAPQPGRIARTLQSWFMRPARVAAVETLSPHFRLITLEGAALKDVAWTIGQKLQVAMGTGMTARTYTPIFWDAAAGRTQLLAYLHDLGTGQDAAPGSRWAAGLTVGAQYRVFGPRRSLDLSDPGSGWPVVVFGDETAFALAASLGAGRGEDAAAHLFEMSDVAEARLVLARMGLGDARVIGRQAGDTHLAVAEAELARLAARRVRFALTGKASSIQRMSRALKAIGVPAARIRAKAYWAPGKTGLD